The proteins below come from a single Pleuronectes platessa chromosome 3, fPlePla1.1, whole genome shotgun sequence genomic window:
- the LOC128431074 gene encoding complement C3, which yields MSRTPLWLLAWLAFSSVTSLVDGAPLKVMSAPNLLRVGTAENVFVECQDCTGGNIRVEINVMNHPTKNKRLATTSVTLTSVGHFQELGQIRIPAGDFSKDPKVKQYVYLQAQFPDRLLEKVVLVSFQSGYIFIQTDKTLYTPNSKVHFRMFAVTPGMEPVERDEQIQSEASISIEFVTPEGIVLPLDPVSLKSGIHSGDYQLGEIVSPGLWKVVAKFHSNPQESFSAEFEVKEYVLPSFEVKLTPSSSFFYVDSPDLTINIKATYLFGEEVSGQAYVVFGVQYDGQKISFPSSLQRILIQNGNGVVQLKRQHITQTFPDINKLVGSPIFVAVSMLTESGGEMVEAELRGIQIVTSPYTIHFKKTPKFFKPGMTFDVAIEVTNPDGTPAQDVEVVVNPGQVQGITAANGYAKLTVNTVARDQRLTINAKTKDDRISPERQAEANMTADKYNTKSQNYIHIGVDTAELELGNNLKVSLYLKKLSNQDSDITYLILSRGQLIQHGRYKTKGEMLIALRVRITKDMLPSFRIIAYYHLTDNEVESDSVWVDVKDTCMGSLKLESTRAAPSYEPRRMFGLKVTGDPDALVGLVAVDKGVYVLNNKHRLTQKKVWDMVEKYDTGCTPGGGKDGMSVFYDAGLLFESSTASGTPYRQERKCPVLTRRKRSPTIMHVTTSLVSQYTNELQRECCLDGMRETPLSYTCQTRSEYISDGASCAEAFLHCCTEVENLRDELKQDQLVLARSQEDDKSYMDSNEIVSRTKFPESWLWSDIKLPPCPQQTPNCDSTFFVKSVPLQDSITTWQFTGISLSRTRGICIGEPLEVIVRKDFFIDLRLPYSAVRGEQLEVKAILHNYTPDVITVRVDLLEEEHVCSAASKHARYRQEVRVGQQTTRSVPFVIIPMKEGQFSIEVKAAVKDSSLNDGVKKMLRVVPEGVLVKQPQIITLDPSKKGVGGKQVITINSGIPRKDLVPNTPTSTQISVTGMENIAPLVENAISGQSMGSLIQQPSGCGEQNMYRMTLPLIATTYLDKTNQWEAVGFEKRNTALQHIKTGYNNELHFRKHDGSFAVYVDHQSSSWLTAYVTKVFAMASSLVAVENNVICDAVKFLILNAQQPDGVFREVGRVYSGEMIGDVLGYDSDASMTAFILIAMQESRTICAATVSSLPGSVDKAVQFLERRLASLTNPYAVAMTSYALANEGKLNREVLFKFASPELSHWPVVNGHIYTLEATAYALLALVKVGAFEEARPIVRWFNQQQKVGGGFGSTQATIIVYQAVAEYWASAKEPEYDLNVDISLPGRVKPEKFNFNRENSYTTRTSKINDINQDVKVTATGSGEATVTMVSLYYALPKEKESDCQKFNMSVKLIPDKMDADEMIFKLKMEVLYKDKERDASMSILDIGLLTGFTVNTNDLDLLSKGRARTISKYEMNTVLSERGSLIIYLDKVSHTRPEEITFRVHQTMKVGVLQPSTVSVYEYYDQRHCVKFYHPERKAGQLLRLCRNDECTCAEENCSMQKKGKISNDLRTEKSCETTPNSKIDFVYKVRLENFTDGLSTDIYTMRVLKVIKEGNFDVGPEGKERTFLSYPHCRQSLNLGEDKMYLIMGTSKDIHRDEQHQLYQYVLGERTWIEYWPTDAECQGKEHRPTCLGLEDMVQQYELFGCQQ from the exons ATGAGTAGGACTCCACTGTGGCTGCTGGCCTGGCTGgccttttcctctgtcacctCACTGGTTGATGGAGCTCCACT GAAGGTGATGTCTGCCCCCAACTTGCTGCGTGTAGGAACGGCAGAAAATGTCTTTGTGGAGTGTCAAGACTGcacaggaggaaacatcagGGTCGAAATCAACGTGATGAACCATCCAACCAAGAACAAAAGGCTGGCAACCACATCTGTGACGCTTACCAGTGTAGGACACTTCCAGGAACTGGGACAAATAAGG ATCCCTGCTGGAGACTTTAGCAAGGACCCGAAAGTGAAGCAGTACGTCTACCTGCAAGCTCAGTTCCCTGACCGCCTGCTGGAGAAAGTCGTCTTGGTGTCCTTCCAGTCTGGTTACATCTTCATCCAGACTGACAAGACCCTCTACACCCCAAACAGTAAAG TTCATTTCAGGATGTTTGCAGTGACGCCCGGCATGGAGCCGGTGGAGAGGGACGAGCAAATTCAAAGCGAAGCTTCCATTTCCATTGAGTTTGTG actCCTGAAGGCATCGTTTTACCTCTGGATCCAGTCTCTCTGAAATCAGGGATCCACTCTGGAGATTACCAACTCGGTGAAATTGTCAG CCCTGGACTTTGGAAAGTTGTCGCTAAGTTCCACAGCAACCCACAGGAGAGCTTTTCTGCAGAGTTCGAGGTCAAAGAATATG TGCTGCCCAGTTTTGAGGTGAAACTGACGCCTTCGAGCTCCTTCTTCTATGTCGACAGTCCAGATCTCACCATCAACATCAAAGCTAC TTATCTGTTTGGTGAAGAGGTGAGTGGCCAAGCATACGTGgtatttggggttcagtatgaTGGTCAGAAGATAAGCTTCCCCAGCTCTCTTCAGAGAATATTG ATCCAGAATGGTAATGGGGTGGTCCAACTGAAGAGACAGCACATCACACAGACCTTCCCGGATATCAATAAACTGGTGGGGAGTCCGATATTTGTAGCCGTCAGTATGCTGACAGAGAGCG GTGGTGAGATGGTGGAGGCAGAGTTGAGAGGTATCCAGATTGTCACATCACCCTACACCATCCACTTCAAGAAAACGCCCAAATTTTTCAAACCGGGAATGACCTTCGATGTTGCG ATTGAAGTCACAAATCCAGATGGAACTCCGGCACAAGATGTTGAAGTGGTGGTGAATCCAGGTCAGGTGCAGGGTATAACCGCAGCAAATGGCTATGCAAAGCTTACAGTCAACACAGTGGCCAGAGATCAAAGACTGACGATCAAT GCCAAGACCAAAGATGATCGTATCTCACCTGAGAGGCAAGCAGAAGCCAACATGACAGCTGACAAGTACAACACTAAAAGCCAAAACTACATCCACATAG GGGTGGATACAGCAGAGCTGGAATTAGGAAACAATCTGAAAGTCAGCCTTTATCTAAAAAAGCTGTCAAATCAAGACAGTGACATCACATACCTG ATTCTGAGCAGGGGTCAGTTGATCCAACATGGCCGTTACAAGACAAAAGGCGAAATGTTGATTGCCCTGAGAGTTCGCATCACCAAAGACATGCTGCCATCATTCCGCATCATAGCCTATTATCATCTAACCGACAATGAGGTGGAGTCAGACTCTGTGTGGGTGGATGTCAAGGATACCTGCATGGGCTCC CTGAAGCTGGAATCTACGAGAGCTGCTCCGTCCTACGAGCCGCGCAGGATGTTTGGTCTGAAGGTCACCGGAGATCCAGACGCCTTGGTGGGACTGGTAGCAGTGGACAAAGGCGTCTACGTTCTCAATAACAAGCACCGCCTCACCCAGAAAAAG GTGTGGGACATGGTAGAGAAATACGACACAGGCTGCACACCCGGCGGAGGGAAGGACGGTATGAGTGTGTTCTACGATGCCGGCCTGTTGTTCGAGTCCAGCACTGCCTCGGGGACTCCATACAGACAAG AGAGGAAATGTCCGGTCCTCACCAGGAGGAAACGATCTCCCACTATAATGCATGTCACGACCAGCTTGG TGAGTCAGTATACCAATGAACTGCAGCGTGAGTGTTGTTTGGATGGCATGAGGGAGACCCCCCTGTCATACACTTGTCAGACGCGCAGTGAGTACATCTCGGACGGTGCATCCTGTGCTGAGGCTTTCCTGCACTGCTGCACAGAGGTGGAGAACCTGCGAGACGAATTGAAGCAGGATCAGCTCGTCTTGGCCCGCA GTCAGGAGGACGACAAAAGTTACATGGACAGCAATGAAATTGTTTCTCGCACCAAGTTCCCTGAGAGTTGGCTGTGGTCAGACATCAAACTGCCTCCTTGCCCACAACAAACACCAAACTG tGACTCCACATTCTTTGTGAAGAGCGTTCCTTTGCAAGACTCAATCACAACCTGGCAGTTCACTGGCATCAGTCTGTCAAGAACCCGCG GAATCTGCATTGGCGAGCCATTGGAAGTGATTGTCCGGAAGGACTTCTTCATCGATCTCAGACTGCCCTACTCTGCTGTCCGTGGAGAGCAGCTGGAAGTAAAGGCGATCCTTCACAACTACACCCCTGATGTTATCACA GTGCGTGTGGATCTGCTTGAGGAGGAGCATGTGTGCAGCGCGGCTTCTAAACACGCAAGGTATCGTCAGGAGGTCAGAGTCGGGCAGCAAACCACACGATCTGTCCCCTTCGTCATCATTCCCATGAAGGAAGGACAATTCAGCATTGAGGTCAAAGCAGCTGTTAAAGACTCATCACTCAATGATGGAGTCAAGAAAATGCTGCGGGTGGTG CCAGAAGGTGTTCTGGTTAAACAGCCACAGATTATAACACTAGACCCCTCTAAGAAAGGTGTCG GAGGTAAACAAGTGATAACTATCAACAGTGGAATCCCAAGGAAGGATTTGGTTCCGAACACACCTACTAGCACACAGATTTCTGTGACAG GGATGGAAAACATTGCTCCACTGGTAGAGAACGCAATTAGTGGGCAGTCGATGGGTAGCCTTATCCAACAGCCGTCAGGCTGCGGAGAGCAGAACATGTACCGAATGACCCTACCACTCATTGCAACCACTTATTTGGACAAAACCAACCAGTGGGAGGCTGTGGGCTTTGAGAAACGAAACACAGCCCTCCAGCATATCAAGACCG GCTACAACAACGAACTTCACTTCCGTAAACATGATGGCTCTTTTGCTGTGTACGTCGATCACCAAAGTAGCTCCTG GCTGACAGCGTACGTTACCAAGGTGTTCGCCATGGCCAGCAGTCTGGTGGCAGTGGAGAACAACGTGATCTGTGACGCTGTGAAGTTCCTGATTCTCAACGCGCAGCAACCCGACGGCGTGTTCAGAGAAGTCGGAAGGGTGTACAGTGGAGAGATGATT GGTGATGTGCTTGGCTACGATTCAGATGCCTCCATGACGGCCTTCATCCTCATCGCCATGCAGGAGTCACGGACTATATGTGCTGCCACTGTTAGT AGTCTTCCAGGCAGTGTAGACAAAGCGGTGCAGTTCCTGGAGAGGCGTTTGGCCAGCCTCACCAACCCATATGCTGTTGCCATGACATCGTACGCCTTGGCCAACGAAGGCAAACTGAACCGAGAAGTCCTCTTCAAGTTCGCTTCTCCAG AACTGTCCCACTGGCCTGTAGTTAATGGACATATTTACACACTGGAGGCAACAGCTTACGCTCTTCTGGCTCTGGTCAAGGTCGGG GCCTTCGAAGAAGCCCGGCCTATTGTGAGATGGTTCAACCAACAACAGAAGGTGGGCGGAGGATTTGGATCAACTCAG GCTACCATCATAGTGTACCAGGCTGTAGCAGAGTACTGGGCCAGTGCTAAAGAACCAGAGTACGATCTGAATGTGGATATCTCGTTGCCGGGCAGGGTAAAGCCTGAAAAGTTTAACTTCAACCGGGAAAACAGCTATACCACAAGAACATCTAAA ATCAATGATATAAACCAGGATGTGAAAGTGACTGCCACAGGATCAGGAGAAGCAACAGTGACA ATGGTGTCGCTATATTATGCTCTACCtaaagagaaggagagcgaCTGTCAGAAGTTCAACATGTCGGTGAAGCTCATCCCAG ACAAAATGGATGCAGATGAGATGATATTCAAGCTGAAAATGGAGGTTTT ATATAAGGACAAGGAGCGAGATGCAAGCATGTCAATCTTGGATATTGGTTTGCTGACTGGCTTCACCGTCAACACTAATGACTTGGACCTA ttgTCTAAAGGACGTGCCCGCACTATTTCAAAATATGAGATGAACACTGTCCTGTCAGAAAGAGGCTCACTGATCATCTACCTGGACAAG GTTTCTCACACACGACCAGAGGAGATCACATTTAGGGTTCACCAGACGATGAAAGTGGGCGTGTTACAGCCATCCACTGTTTCTGTCTATGAATATTATGACC AGAGACATTGTGTGAAATTCTATCATCCAGAGAGGAAAGCTGGACAGCTACTGAGGCTCTGCAGAAATGATGAGTGCACATGTGCCGAAG
- the LOC128431174 gene encoding putative nuclease HARBI1 has protein sequence MRLKAALRQKEVLEMACPFLREPVDVEAAILRRNLREERLLRPRLDILSFPDNFLHERYRFSVQSIIYLDHLLSPHVNCQTHRGHALSSIQIICVALRFFANGSFLYNVGDAEHISKATVCRSVRNVTLALKRFLYTFVMFPSHRPIRTIKEEFYRIADFPGVIGCIDGTHIPIKAPSVNEGDYVNRKSFHSINVQVVCDARNIITQVEAKWPGSVHDARIFRESNLSTRFARGEFDGHVLGDRGYPCLLTPYADPVPGPQQRYNLAHMRTRARVENTFRILKARFQCLQMLRVTPERA, from the exons ATGAGGCTGAAGGCAGCTCTCCGACAGAAGGAAGTGTTAGAAATGGCATGTCCTTTTCTACGAGAGCCCGTGGACGTAGAGGCTGCGATCCTCAGAAGGAATCTCCGTGAGGAACGATTATTAAGACCCCGGTTGGATATACTTTCTTTTCCTGATAATTTTCTTCACGAGCGCTATCGTTTTTCAGTGCAATCTATCATTTATTTAGACCACCTTCTCAGCCCCCATGTTAACTGTCAAACGCACCGGGGGCATGCTTTAAGttcaatacaaattatttgtgTGGCACTCCGTTTTTTTGCAAACGGCAGCTTTCTTTACAACGTCGGTGACGCCGAGCACATTTCAAAGGCAACCGTGTGTCGGTCTGTCAGAAATGTGACTTTGGCACTGAAACGTTTTCTTTACACGTTTGTGATGTTTCCAAGTCACCGACCTATACGAACAATCAAGGAAGAGTTCTACAGAATTGCAG ATTTTCCGGGTGTCATCGGGTGCATCGATGGAACTCATATTCCTATTAAAGCTCCTTCAGTGAATGAAGGAGACTATGTTAATAGGAAGTCCTTCCACAGCATCAATGTGCAG GTTGTATGTGATGCCAGAAATATCATCACCCAAGTGGAGGCAAAGTGGCCGGGGTCTGTGCATGACGCACGCATATTTCGGGAGTCTAATCTGAGCACTCGCTTTGCCCGTG GAGAGTTCGACGGTCATGTTTTAGGTGACAGAGGGTACCCTTGCCTTCTGACCCCGTATGCCGATCCCGTGCCAGGACCACAGCAGCGCTACAACCTGGCGCATATGAGGACGAGAGCCAGGGTCGAAAACACGTTTCGGATCCTGAAGGCAAGATTCCAGTGCCTCCAAATGCTGCGAGTCACACCAGAAAGGGCATGA